The Sylvia atricapilla isolate bSylAtr1 chromosome 3, bSylAtr1.pri, whole genome shotgun sequence genome has a window encoding:
- the LOC136358507 gene encoding serine/threonine-protein phosphatase 4 regulatory subunit 3B-like, translating to MGGLGDFIDLPTCELHRLAEIAELLTSVHLSHTPKDRLAQALKSGGYIPRLLELFQTCESGKDTEGLHHLFDVVRGILCLDKATLFEVMFSDECILGVVGCLEYDPRLAQPGQHREFLTKAEKLREVLPIKDPELRKKISQAFRAQYIQDILTPNPSDFEEGFLSTLNSFISCSKEEIFHALQKDEAFLPEVFAQLTNEATAGEQRCELMKFFKEFCAFSFTLPLRRKKFLQTLRKLRFLPILEKLMAMDDLQVRSAATDILWYLVEFSPATVQDFVMQEAQKSENDTQLIIEVIEQMICTRDPEFGGDNRLMKIFFTLINTNKMMARVSHLEVFGFLDIFYDRYIHVITAPLLAATSGEWHEIDNYQKAEVLASILKMLSFCVERHRYHMKVYVIKKDLLRTILVLMKSKHKFLALSALRLMRRIIGLKDELYNHYITLGNLFEPVVNAVLDNRNQCNLLKSASMELFEFIHRENIRLLIAHIVENFSDALESAKPIHTFQGLKTKYEQAKDQQKRKVNSVPSLLPVATFVKEPTVFPVAGGEGKATPRSPPSSNDSSRTHTSLTRVLEAPKVGEEFYGGSWTQDSRAASRGFSGCDGTQPAVALYRVS from the exons ATGGGTGGGCTTGGTGATTTTATAGACCTTCCTACCTGTGAGCTCCACAGACTCGCAGAGattgcagagctgctgaccTCCGTCCACCTCTCACACACCCCTAAGGACAGGCTGGCACAGGCCTTGAAGAGTGGAGGCTACATCCCAAGGCTCCTAGAGCTTTTCCAAACCTGTGAGAGTGGGAAGGACACCGAAGGCTTGCACCATCTGTTTGATGTTGTGAGAGGTATTTTGTGCCTGGACAAAGCCACCCTGTTTGAGGTGATGTTTTCTGACGAGTGTATTCTGGGTGTTGTCGGATGCCTGGAGTATGATCCTCGCTTGGCTcagccaggacagcacagagaatTCTTGaccaaagcagaaaagcttCGTGAGGTTCTTCCTATCAAAGACCCTGAACTCAGGAAGAAAATCAGCCAGGCGTTCAGGGCACAGTACATTCAGGACATCCTCACGCCTAATCCATCAGATTTTGAGGAAGGTTTTCTTTCTACCCTCAATTCCTTCATCAGTTGCAGCAAAGAGGAGATTTTCCATGCGTTGCAG AAAGATGAGGCATTTTTGCCTGAAGTTTTTGCACAATTAACAAATGAAGCTACGGCTGGCGAGCAACGATGTGAATTG ATGAAGTTTTTCAAGGAATTCTGTGCCTTTTCTTTCACGTTACctctgagaagaaagaaattccttCAAACTTTGAGAAAGTTGAGATTTCTTCCAATTCTTGAAAAGTTAATG gcAATGGATGATCTGCAAGTTAGATCTGCTGCTACAGATATATTATGGTATCTAGTAGAATTTAGTCCAGCCACAGTCCAAGATTTTGTAATGCAAGAGGCCCAGAAGAGTGAGAAT gataCCCAACTCATCATTGAAGTCATTGAGCAGATGATCTGTACTCGCGACCCTGAATTTGGAGGAGATAATCGattaatgaagattttttttactctgatcAATACAAACAAAATGATGGCCAGAGTTAGT CATTTAGAAGTGTTTGGATTTCTCGATATCTTCTACGACCGTTACATTCACGTCATTACTGCGCCGCTTCTGGCTGCCACATCAGGAGAATGGCATGAAATAG ATAATTATCAAAAAGCAGAAGTACTTGCTTCAATTTTGAAGATGCTGTCTTTTTGTGTGGAACGGCACCGGTATCACATGAAGGTTTATGTTATCAAGAAAGATCTGCTAAGAACAATACTGGTCTTGATGAAGTCCAAACACAAATTTCTGGCCTTGA GTGCTCTTCGCCTTATGAGGAGGATAATTGGCCTGAAGGATGAACTTTACAACCATTACATCACCCTGGGGAACCTGTTTGAACCAGTTGTAAATGCTGTGTTGGACAACAGGAATCAGTGCAACCTGCTCAAATCTGCCTCCATGGAGCTGTTTGAGTTCATCCACAGG GAGAATATTCGACTCCTCATTGCACATATAGTTGAGAACTTCTCTGATGCACTGGAATCTGCCAAACCCATTCACACATTCCAGGGACTGAAGACAAAATATGAGCAAGCAAAAGACcagcaaaaaaggaaagtgaacAG CGTCCCCTCCTTACTGCCTGTTGCGACATTTGTTAAAGAACCAACAGTCTTTCCTGTGGCTGGAGGTGAAGGGAAGGCAACTCCAAGGTCACCACCCAGCTCCAATGACTCCTCTCGAACACACACCAGCCTGACCAGAGTGTTGGAAGCCCCCAAGGTGGGAGAGGAGTTTTATGGAGGCTCTTGGacacaggacagcagagcagcctcacGGGGCTTCTCTGGGTGTGAtgggacacagccagcagtAGCCTTGTATAGGGTATCTTAG